A section of the Triticum dicoccoides isolate Atlit2015 ecotype Zavitan chromosome 7A, WEW_v2.0, whole genome shotgun sequence genome encodes:
- the LOC119327965 gene encoding zinc finger protein 1-like, giving the protein MEQVESSAQEELSLELTLGFAVCVTTAPPLPRFFSCVYCDQKFGTAQAHGGHQNAHKQERAVAKRLRETTAATAHSWKAGRAATTAQISGEPATGSVAHMRGRSSSERDHELDLALRL; this is encoded by the coding sequence ATGGAGCAAGTAGAGAGTAGCGCGCAGGAGGAGCTCAGCCTCGAGCTCACTCTGGGCTTTGCTGTGTGCGTGACGACCGCCCCGCCCCTCCCCCGCTTCTTCTCATGCGTCTACTGCGACCAAAAGTTCGGCACCGCGCAAGCGCACGGTGGCCACCAAAACGCGCATAAGCAAGAGCGCGCCGTCGCCAAGCGCCTCCGGGAGACCACTGCTGCCACGGCGCACTCTTGGAAGGCAGGGAGGGCTGCCACCACTGCTCAGATCTCCGGGGAGCCTGCAACAGGCTCCGTGGCGCACATGCGCGGCAGGAGCTCGTCGGAGCGCGACCACGAGCTCGACTTGGCTCTCCGGCTGTAA